The genomic window GGTCAGGTTCCGGCCCCGCCCGTCACCGATCGTGTGGATCTTCGTGGTCCACCCGCCGCGCGACTTGCCGAGTCCTTCCCGTCGCGCTGCGTCACTGCTGCTCAGCCCCCTTTACGCGCGCCGGCAGCGTGCTGGTGGGCACGCACGATCGTGGAATCGGCTTTGCCGTGCCAGTCCAGATCCCCGGCCGCGTCCGCGTCGGCCTGCAGCATCGCCTCGATCCGCGCCCAGGTCCCGTCCTCCTGCCAGCGGGCGAACCGCTTGTACAGCGTCTTCCACGGCCCGTACCGTGCCGGCACGTCCCGCCATGGCACCCCAGTACCCACCCGAAACACGATCCCGTTGATCACCTGCCGGTGATCACGCCACCGCACACCACGCCGAGGTATCATCGCCGGCAGCAACGGCGCGATCCGCGCGTACTCGACTTCGGTCAGCTC from Micromonospora kangleipakensis includes these protein-coding regions:
- a CDS encoding IS5 family transposase, which gives rise to MSGRFELTEVEYARIAPLLPAMIPRRGVRWRDHRQVINGIVFRVGTGVPWRDVPARYGPWKTLYKRFARWQEDGTWARIEAMLQADADAAGDLDWHGKADSTIVRAHQHAAGARKGG